In Methanosarcina barkeri MS, a single window of DNA contains:
- a CDS encoding DUF2971 domain-containing protein, which translates to MTNKNLVFQYKHILKHDDNHTIDNLSRKQLYFSDPAAFEDSADFNIMIYETMTEEKIIDLIALRRKCDPSKANEILNDYVNNGTVKKEGNMYTYYQKVKKLPRVCCFSKTCNSRKMWEKHADNHQGICLCFQYTEETNARDYNKHIFTQQGVICPLYEVIYVPSFNDPDAIDMSNSYRHTQASERGRTKKIDYIFEEECRIIYSRDVLENDILNYFESDLKGIIFGSRITRKNAELVYKTIQKNYETTIELYKSIETSDRDTVKIEKIPDFGEYIQSLT; encoded by the coding sequence ATGACAAATAAAAATTTAGTTTTTCAGTACAAGCATATTTTGAAACACGATGATAATCACACCATAGATAACTTGTCTCGTAAACAATTATATTTTAGTGATCCAGCTGCATTTGAAGATAGTGCTGATTTCAATATCATGATATATGAGACTATGACGGAAGAAAAAATTATAGATTTGATTGCTTTGAGGAGGAAGTGTGATCCTTCTAAAGCAAATGAGATACTAAACGATTATGTAAACAATGGTACTGTTAAAAAAGAAGGGAATATGTATACCTACTATCAAAAAGTAAAAAAATTGCCTAGAGTTTGCTGTTTTAGTAAAACATGTAATAGTCGTAAAATGTGGGAGAAACATGCTGATAATCACCAAGGTATTTGCCTTTGTTTTCAGTATACTGAGGAAACGAATGCAAGAGACTACAATAAGCATATATTTACGCAGCAGGGAGTAATATGTCCACTTTATGAAGTAATATACGTGCCTTCATTTAATGATCCAGATGCAATAGATATGTCAAATAGTTATAGACACACCCAAGCATCTGAGCGTGGACGTACAAAAAAAATCGATTATATATTCGAAGAGGAATGCAGAATAATCTATAGCAGGGACGTACTTGAAAATGATATACTTAATTATTTTGAAAGTGATCTAAAAGGAATCATTTTTGGTTCGAGGATAACCCGTAAAAATGCGGAATTAGTCTACAAAACTATACAAAAAAATTATGAGACTACTATAGAATTATATAAATCGATAGAAACTTCAGACAGAGATACAGTTAAAATTGAAAAAATACCTGATTTTGGCGAATATATTCAGAGCTTAACATAA
- the frhB gene encoding coenzyme F420 hydrogenase subunit beta, with product MIEDPYLGKYVTCVSARSTDKEILKKAQDGGIATALMVYALEEGFIDGTIVAGEGDKPWQPKPVVAMTREDILKARGTRYNISPQISWLKEATRSFGLDKVGVTGVCCQMQAVRKAQLYPINMRDVPGKVAFTVGLFCMENFSYKSLQSIVEDHANQSLGSVKKMEITKGKFWVYTERGNVATVPLKATHKYEQPGCHVCLDYVSNLADISTGSVGSPDGWSTVFIRTKVGNEIWSKAVADGMFETKPIEEVKPGLDLLRKLAKEKIDKNQKTVEERKTFGINKGLRNPYA from the coding sequence ATGATTGAAGATCCGTATCTCGGCAAATACGTGACATGCGTTTCGGCGCGGAGCACGGACAAGGAGATCCTCAAGAAAGCTCAGGACGGCGGAATCGCCACCGCTCTCATGGTCTATGCCCTTGAAGAAGGGTTCATCGACGGAACTATTGTGGCAGGCGAGGGCGACAAACCCTGGCAGCCAAAACCGGTAGTCGCGATGACCCGCGAGGACATCCTTAAGGCACGAGGAACAAGATACAACATCAGCCCCCAGATTTCCTGGCTCAAGGAGGCTACACGGTCCTTTGGCCTTGATAAGGTAGGGGTCACCGGCGTTTGCTGCCAGATGCAGGCAGTGAGGAAGGCTCAACTTTATCCTATCAATATGCGAGATGTCCCGGGCAAGGTTGCTTTTACAGTGGGGCTTTTCTGCATGGAGAACTTCTCGTACAAGTCCTTGCAGAGCATTGTCGAGGACCACGCAAACCAGAGCCTTGGCTCCGTGAAGAAGATGGAGATCACGAAGGGCAAGTTCTGGGTCTATACCGAACGCGGAAACGTCGCTACTGTTCCACTCAAGGCAACCCACAAGTACGAGCAGCCAGGCTGCCATGTTTGTCTTGACTATGTTTCTAACCTTGCCGACATTTCAACCGGCTCGGTCGGAAGCCCAGACGGCTGGTCTACGGTTTTCATCCGCACCAAAGTCGGAAACGAGATCTGGTCAAAGGCTGTTGCAGACGGCATGTTCGAGACAAAACCAATTGAGGAAGTCAAACCCGGTCTCGATCTCCTCAGGAAACTCGCGAAAGAAAAGATCGACAAGAACCAGAAAACAGTTGAGGAGCGCAAGACTTTCGGCATCAACAAGGGGCTACGGAACCCTTACGCCTAA
- the frhG gene encoding coenzyme F420 hydrogenase subunit gamma, whose protein sequence is MENKAEATKEKKPVTNKIKIGHVHMSGCTGCLVSLADNNLGLIKILDDYADLVYCLTLADVRHIPEMDVALVEGSVCLQDHESVEDIKETRKKSKIVVALGSCACYGNITRFSRGGQHNQPQHESYLPIGDLIDVDVYIPGCPPSPELIRNVAVMAYLLLEGNEEQKELAGKYLKPLMDLAKRGTSGCFCDLMYDVINQGLCMGCGTCAASCPVHAITLEFGKPQGERDLCIKCGSCYGACPRSFFNLDVISEFENISEIIAKALKDGESDD, encoded by the coding sequence ATGGAGAACAAGGCGGAAGCTACAAAGGAGAAAAAACCAGTGACAAATAAGATTAAGATCGGTCATGTACACATGAGCGGCTGTACCGGCTGCCTTGTGTCTCTGGCCGACAACAACTTAGGACTCATCAAGATCCTGGACGACTATGCCGACCTCGTATACTGTCTCACTCTTGCTGACGTCCGGCATATCCCGGAGATGGACGTGGCGCTCGTTGAGGGATCGGTCTGCCTCCAGGACCATGAATCAGTAGAGGACATAAAAGAGACGCGGAAGAAGTCCAAGATCGTGGTGGCTCTCGGTTCCTGCGCATGCTACGGGAATATCACCAGGTTCAGCCGCGGCGGGCAGCACAACCAGCCACAGCACGAGTCTTATCTCCCAATAGGAGATCTCATCGACGTGGATGTTTACATCCCAGGATGCCCCCCGAGCCCGGAGCTTATAAGGAACGTCGCTGTCATGGCGTACCTGCTCCTTGAAGGGAACGAGGAACAGAAGGAGCTTGCAGGCAAGTACTTAAAGCCCCTCATGGACCTTGCGAAGCGCGGCACTTCCGGATGTTTCTGCGACCTTATGTACGATGTGATCAACCAGGGCCTCTGCATGGGCTGTGGCACTTGCGCTGCATCCTGTCCAGTGCATGCGATTACTCTTGAGTTCGGGAAACCACAGGGTGAACGTGACCTATGCATTAAGTGCGGCTCCTGCTACGGCGCCTGCCCGAGGTCTTTCTTCAATTTAGACGTGATTTCTGAATTTGAGAACATCAGCGAGATAATTGCTAAAGCGCTTAAGGATGGTGAGAGTGATGATTGA
- the frhD gene encoding coenzyme F420-reducing hydrogenase, FrhD protein translates to MESLYSEIVVAGCGNPLFADDGFGPAVVEKLKDLELPENVTVVDAGLGGPHFVFTLLNPESTKTLIIVDIADFGGEPGELRWLSVDELPVGSYRDAHSWDLTEPLQYIKDDIRVRVLACQKKYVSSPEMVIGITDEVQRAIPDAVSEILKEIGVNYGTA, encoded by the coding sequence ATGGAATCGCTGTACTCCGAGATCGTGGTGGCAGGCTGCGGCAACCCGCTCTTTGCGGATGATGGGTTCGGACCTGCAGTTGTGGAAAAACTCAAGGATCTCGAACTTCCAGAGAACGTCACGGTTGTTGACGCAGGGCTTGGAGGTCCACATTTTGTTTTTACTCTTCTCAACCCTGAGTCCACAAAGACTCTTATCATTGTGGACATTGCGGACTTTGGTGGGGAACCCGGCGAGCTCAGGTGGCTCTCTGTTGACGAGCTTCCTGTGGGGAGTTACCGGGACGCCCACTCATGGGACCTGACCGAGCCGCTCCAGTACATCAAGGACGATATCCGGGTCCGTGTCCTTGCATGCCAGAAGAAATACGTTTCTTCTCCCGAGATGGTCATCGGGATTACAGACGAGGTACAGAGAGCCATTCCAGACGCTGTATCCGAGATACTAAAGGAAATCGGAGTGAACTATGGGACTGCTTAA
- the frhA gene encoding coenzyme F420 hydrogenase subunit alpha, with amino-acid sequence MTKVVEISPTTRLEGHSKLTLKVDDQGIVERGDWLSITPVRGIEKLAIGKTMEQVPKIASRVCGICPIAHTLASTEAMEASIGCEIPTDAKLLRIILHAANRIHSHALHNILILPDFYIPGTEKKFNLFANEQPARSVMARIVRIREIAQTIAAIAGGEAIHPSNPRIGGMYHNVSPRAKQKMADLAKECLVLVHEQMEFMLDVIRNMQNREFVEVGGKQIPLPKKLGYHNQGVMATAPMYGSSSLDDNPTWDFTRWKETRPWDWYMGEVTIDLEDPSYPIGGTTKVGTKANPQMESCTGVPTYDGQPVEVGPRARLATFKNFDEKGTFAQHIARQMEYPDCCYTILNCLDNLNTSGKVLADHIPQGDGSMGWAANEAPRGSNIHLARVKDGKVRWYDMLVPTTWNFPTCSRALTGAPWQIAEMVVRAYDPCVSCATHMIVVNEKEKIVAQKLMQW; translated from the coding sequence TTGACGAAAGTTGTAGAAATCTCTCCAACCACAAGACTTGAAGGCCACTCCAAGCTCACCCTGAAGGTAGATGACCAGGGTATTGTTGAGCGAGGAGACTGGCTTTCTATCACCCCTGTAAGGGGTATTGAAAAGCTCGCTATAGGTAAGACAATGGAACAGGTCCCGAAGATTGCTTCTAGGGTTTGCGGTATCTGTCCTATTGCCCACACACTGGCAAGCACCGAGGCTATGGAGGCTTCGATTGGCTGCGAGATCCCCACGGACGCAAAGCTCCTGCGGATCATTCTCCATGCCGCGAACCGTATCCACAGCCATGCTCTGCACAACATCCTGATCCTCCCGGACTTTTATATTCCTGGGACGGAAAAGAAGTTTAACCTGTTCGCCAACGAGCAGCCTGCCAGGAGCGTTATGGCAAGAATTGTCCGCATCCGCGAGATTGCACAGACAATTGCAGCCATCGCAGGTGGCGAGGCGATCCATCCATCCAATCCGAGGATCGGCGGAATGTACCACAATGTGAGTCCCAGGGCAAAGCAGAAAATGGCCGATTTGGCGAAAGAATGTCTTGTCCTTGTTCACGAGCAGATGGAATTCATGCTTGATGTTATCAGGAACATGCAGAACCGGGAGTTTGTCGAAGTTGGAGGCAAGCAGATCCCACTGCCTAAGAAACTCGGGTACCATAACCAGGGAGTTATGGCCACAGCCCCGATGTACGGGTCATCCAGTCTGGATGATAATCCCACATGGGATTTCACTCGTTGGAAAGAAACCCGTCCATGGGACTGGTATATGGGTGAGGTAACAATTGATCTTGAGGATCCAAGCTATCCGATCGGAGGCACCACGAAGGTCGGCACCAAAGCCAACCCCCAGATGGAGTCTTGCACAGGTGTCCCGACCTACGACGGACAGCCTGTTGAGGTTGGTCCGAGGGCAAGGCTTGCTACATTCAAGAACTTCGATGAGAAGGGCACTTTTGCCCAGCACATCGCCAGGCAGATGGAATACCCAGACTGCTGCTACACCATCCTCAACTGCCTTGACAACCTGAATACCTCGGGTAAGGTCCTTGCCGATCATATCCCTCAGGGAGATGGGTCCATGGGCTGGGCTGCGAACGAGGCTCCGCGTGGGAGCAATATCCATCTTGCACGGGTGAAGGACGGAAAGGTGCGGTGGTATGACATGCTTGTGCCCACTACCTGGAACTTCCCTACCTGTAGCCGTGCTCTGACTGGAGCGCCCTGGCAGATTGCCGAAATGGTCGTTCGGGCTTATGACCCGTGCGTTTCGTGTGCAACCCACATGATCGTGGTGAACGAGAAGGAAAAAATAGTCGCCCAGAAGCTCATGCAGTGGTGA